The Candidatus Cybelea sp. genomic sequence TGCCTCGCGGCTCTGCTGCAGCGTCCGGGCAACATCGATCGCAGTGCCGGCGTAAGTTACACCCGGCAAGGCGATACAAGCGCACGTGAACGCGGTAAGGGCGGCCCGGCTCGGCCTCATCACGCTTGAATGAAACTGCGTAGCGCCGAGATACCTTCTTGGTAGTTGCGTTCGATGGCCGCGCACGCAGCTTCCAACTGCTGGCGTTGCAGTCCCGAGACGATCTCGTCGTGCTGGGCCGCGGAGCGGGCCACGAGAACGGCATCGCCCATATGAAAGTACTCGTAGCGCAGAACGCGGCGATGAAGCGTTTGCAGCATACCGACGAGCGTGTCGTTGGGGCAGCGCGAGACGAGTTGGCGATGGAAGTCCTGATCTGCGGCGACGGCTCGGCGCGGTACCGCACGCGCGGCAAGAAAGCGCCTGTTGATCGCCCGCAGTTCCTTGCTGCACGAAACGACTTGCGGCCAGCTCTCGCGAACGGCTAAGACCTCGAGGTGGGCAACGATCGTGTAGATCTCGCGCGCTTCGCGCTCGCTCATCGGCCGCACGGAAAATCCGCGTCGCAAGTGCGTTTCGACGAAACCTTCGCGCTCGAGCAAAAAAAGTGCCTCGCGCAGCGGCGTTCTGCTGAGCG encodes the following:
- a CDS encoding GntR family transcriptional regulator, with translation MVYRKAARDSEASERERAYDAVLEAILDKRLPAGTRLVEASLSQELALSRTPLREALFLLEREGFVETHLRRGFSVRPMSEREAREIYTIVAHLEVLAVRESWPQVVSCSKELRAINRRFLAARAVPRRAVAADQDFHRQLVSRCPNDTLVGMLQTLHRRVLRYEYFHMGDAVLVARSAAQHDEIVSGLQRQQLEAACAAIERNYQEGISALRSFIQA